From Nitrospirota bacterium, the proteins below share one genomic window:
- a CDS encoding molybdopterin-dependent oxidoreductase, with product MPFSRRTLLKATGLGTIAALTGGCDAVGSVFGRMFAIPSRDTTYFTPNAKFYVVNYADSAVSMTRDVDIEQWKVRVKGEVKTPLALGWRDILNRDSYDQVSTLMCIDTLPGGDSMGTAAWRGISLKKLLREAGADEETARDVIFRGIDGYDDSIPFTRAMQDDVMLAFLMNGEKLPKEHGFPIRLIVPGLYGIKNVKWITEIEVYPGDYQGYWQRKGWTDDGTIKIFSRIDSPGHYQTIRGHEQLFRGIAFGGPNSISKVELSFDAGRTWNECTIEPPMSPYSWVIWNYTWQPPKRGKFQTVVRATDTKGQLQIAEIVRPQPAGASGLHTIIADVEQV from the coding sequence ATGCCGTTCTCACGTCGAACATTGCTGAAGGCCACCGGACTTGGAACGATCGCTGCGTTGACCGGCGGCTGCGACGCCGTCGGGTCCGTCTTCGGCCGCATGTTTGCCATTCCTTCTCGCGACACCACCTACTTCACACCCAACGCAAAGTTCTACGTCGTGAACTATGCCGACAGCGCTGTCTCCATGACGCGAGACGTCGACATCGAACAATGGAAAGTCCGCGTCAAAGGGGAAGTGAAAACACCGCTGGCACTGGGCTGGCGGGATATCTTGAACCGCGATTCCTACGATCAAGTCTCCACCCTCATGTGCATCGACACACTTCCCGGCGGCGACAGCATGGGCACCGCGGCATGGCGCGGGATCTCACTCAAGAAACTCCTACGGGAGGCAGGCGCCGATGAAGAGACTGCCCGCGACGTAATCTTCCGTGGCATCGACGGCTATGACGACAGCATTCCGTTCACCCGCGCGATGCAAGACGACGTCATGCTGGCCTTCCTGATGAACGGGGAAAAGCTTCCGAAAGAACATGGCTTTCCCATCCGGCTCATCGTGCCGGGACTCTACGGCATCAAGAATGTCAAATGGATCACTGAGATCGAGGTCTATCCGGGAGACTATCAAGGCTACTGGCAACGCAAAGGCTGGACGGACGACGGTACCATCAAAATCTTTTCACGCATCGACAGCCCCGGTCATTACCAAACGATCCGTGGCCACGAACAACTCTTTCGCGGTATCGCCTTCGGCGGCCCCAACTCTATTAGCAAAGTCGAATTGAGCTTCGATGCAGGTCGCACGTGGAACGAATGTACGATTGAACCGCCCATGTCGCCCTACTCCTGGGTCATCTGGAACTACACCTGGCAGCCGCCCAAGAGGGGCAAGTTCCAAACTGTGGTCCGTGCAACAGATACCAAAGGACAGCTACAGATTGCAGAAATTGTCCGACCACAACCAGCAGGAGCGAGCGGGCTGCACACCATTATCGCAGATGTCGAGCAGGTCTAG